One window of the Leptotrichia massiliensis genome contains the following:
- the rplM gene encoding 50S ribosomal protein L13, whose protein sequence is MSKYTVMQKKEEVVRNWYEIDAEGKVLGKLATEIAVRLMGKHKPSYTPHVDGGDFVIVLNADKIAVTGNKLLDKKYYRHSGYPGGLKVRSLEEMLQKQPTEVIRKAVERMLPKNKLGSQMINRLRLFTGTEHTHTAQKPERIEL, encoded by the coding sequence GTGAGTAAATACACTGTAATGCAAAAAAAAGAAGAAGTTGTAAGAAACTGGTATGAGATAGACGCAGAAGGAAAAGTACTTGGAAAATTAGCTACTGAAATCGCAGTTAGATTAATGGGTAAACATAAGCCAAGCTACACACCACACGTTGATGGAGGAGATTTTGTTATCGTATTGAACGCTGATAAAATTGCTGTAACAGGGAACAAATTATTAGACAAAAAATATTACAGACATAGTGGATATCCAGGTGGATTGAAAGTAAGAAGTTTAGAAGAAATGTTACAAAAACAACCTACTGAAGTAATCAGAAAAGCTGTAGAAAGAATGTTACCTAAAAACAAATTAGGAAGCCAAATGATTAACAGATTGAGATTATTCACAGGAACAGAACATACACATACAGCACAAAAACCAGAAAGAATAGAGTTATAG
- a CDS encoding ABC transporter permease, protein MKKFQNITDKIAPSIIITVLLIIWQILSMVNIIPKFMLPSPFEVVKAFVYDFPLLMEHTKITLLEAFLGLGLGIIMGFAVAVVMDRFEYAFKMIYPVLVITQTIPTVAIAPLLVLWLGYGILPKITLIVMTSFFPITIGLLDGFRSADKDMLNLLKTMGAKPFQNFIHIKLPGSLGYFFAGLRISVSYSIIGAVVAEWLGGFSGLGVYMTRVRKSYSFDKMFAVIFLISAISLLLMYLVKKIQKWCMVWEK, encoded by the coding sequence ATGAAAAAATTTCAAAATATAACAGATAAAATTGCACCAAGTATTATTATTACTGTATTATTGATAATTTGGCAAATTTTGTCAATGGTGAATATTATTCCAAAATTTATGCTGCCGTCGCCATTTGAAGTTGTAAAAGCGTTTGTTTATGATTTTCCATTGCTTATGGAGCATACAAAAATTACTTTGCTTGAAGCATTTTTGGGGCTTGGTCTGGGAATAATCATGGGCTTTGCCGTGGCGGTTGTTATGGACAGGTTTGAGTATGCGTTCAAAATGATTTATCCTGTGTTGGTTATTACTCAGACAATACCTACAGTTGCGATTGCACCGCTTTTGGTACTTTGGTTGGGATATGGAATATTGCCAAAGATTACGCTTATTGTTATGACTTCGTTTTTCCCTATAACTATTGGGCTTCTAGATGGATTTCGTTCGGCTGACAAGGATATGTTGAATTTGTTAAAAACGATGGGAGCAAAGCCATTTCAGAACTTTATTCATATCAAATTGCCAGGTTCATTAGGATATTTTTTCGCAGGGCTTAGAATTTCAGTTTCATATTCGATAATTGGAGCAGTTGTAGCTGAATGGCTCGGTGGATTTAGCGGACTTGGAGTTTATATGACAAGAGTCAGAAAATCGTATTCATTTGATAAGATGTTTGCGGTAATTTTTCTTATTTCTGCAATAAGCTTGCTGCTTATGTATCTTGTAAAAAAAATACAGAAATGGTGCATGGTTTGGGAAAAGTAA
- the rpsI gene encoding 30S ribosomal protein S9: protein MAEKIQYLGTGRRKTSVARVRLVPGETGVTINGKDMREYFGGREILAKIVEQPLELTETLNKYGVKVNVIGGGNTGQAGAIRHGVSRALLVADAELRGALKEAGFLTRDSRMVERKKYGKKKARRSPQFSKR, encoded by the coding sequence GTGGCAGAAAAAATTCAATATTTAGGAACTGGAAGAAGAAAAACTTCAGTAGCAAGAGTAAGATTAGTACCAGGTGAAACTGGAGTAACAATAAATGGAAAAGATATGAGAGAATATTTTGGTGGAAGAGAAATCTTGGCTAAAATAGTAGAACAACCATTAGAATTAACAGAAACTTTAAACAAATACGGAGTAAAAGTTAATGTAATTGGTGGAGGAAACACTGGACAAGCAGGAGCAATTAGACATGGTGTTTCAAGAGCTTTATTAGTAGCTGACGCTGAATTAAGAGGAGCTTTAAAAGAAGCAGGATTCTTAACAAGAGATTCAAGAATGGTTGAAAGAAAAAAATACGGGAAAAAGAAAGCAAGAAGAAGCCCACAATTTTCAAAAAGATAA
- a CDS encoding ABC transporter ATP-binding protein, protein MKKDKKLEIKDISISFENKKVLENVSIDLYENELVCILGVSGAGKTTLFNIIAGLLKPDCGNVKMNGEDITGKSGKISYMMQKDLLLPHKKIIDNVALPLVIRGENKNKAREIAKPYFKDFGLEGTENLYPSKLSGGMKQRAALLRTYLFSSEVALLDEPFSALDAITKHKIHSWYLNIMNKIKMSTLFITHDIDEAILLSDRIYILAGSPGKIAAQINVDLKNSQNKGYNNEEIIMSEKFIEYKREILKYL, encoded by the coding sequence GTGAAGAAAGACAAAAAGCTTGAAATAAAAGATATTTCCATTTCTTTTGAAAATAAAAAAGTTTTGGAAAATGTTTCGATTGATTTGTATGAAAATGAGCTGGTTTGCATTTTAGGAGTGAGCGGTGCTGGGAAAACAACATTATTTAACATTATTGCAGGACTTTTAAAGCCTGATTGTGGAAATGTGAAAATGAATGGAGAAGATATAACTGGAAAATCTGGAAAAATAAGTTACATGATGCAAAAAGACTTGCTTTTACCTCATAAAAAAATTATTGACAATGTGGCGCTTCCACTTGTGATAAGGGGTGAAAATAAAAATAAGGCACGGGAAATTGCAAAACCGTATTTTAAAGATTTTGGATTGGAAGGTACGGAAAATTTGTATCCAAGTAAACTATCAGGGGGAATGAAGCAAAGGGCGGCACTGCTTAGAACATATTTATTTTCCAGCGAAGTTGCTCTTCTTGACGAGCCTTTCAGCGCATTGGACGCCATTACAAAGCATAAAATTCATAGCTGGTATCTGAACATAATGAACAAAATTAAAATGTCAACTCTGTTTATTACCCATGATATTGATGAGGCGATACTGCTTTCCGACAGAATTTATATTTTGGCAGGAAGTCCAGGTAAAATTGCTGCACAAATAAATGTTGACTTGAAAAATAGTCAGAACAAGGGCTATAATAATGAAGAAATTATAATGTCTGAAAAATTTATTGAATACAAGCGTGAGATATTAAAATATTTGTAA
- a CDS encoding thiamine-binding protein, whose product MEKKEINASIAIQVLPNVVGNEEIVRVVDEVIEFIKSKGLKMNVAPFETTVEGDFDELMEIVKECQVVAVKAGAEGVMSYVKINYKPKGDILKIDEKISKYNR is encoded by the coding sequence ATGGAAAAAAAAGAAATTAATGCGAGTATTGCAATTCAGGTATTGCCAAATGTTGTGGGAAATGAGGAAATTGTAAGAGTTGTTGATGAAGTTATTGAATTTATTAAAAGCAAAGGGTTAAAAATGAATGTTGCTCCATTTGAAACAACGGTAGAAGGAGATTTTGACGAGCTTATGGAAATTGTGAAGGAATGTCAAGTTGTGGCTGTGAAGGCGGGGGCTGAGGGTGTAATGTCGTATGTAAAAATAAATTATAAACCGAAAGGAGATATTTTAAAGATTGATGAAAAAATTTCAAAATATAACAGATAA
- a CDS encoding ABC transporter substrate-binding protein — MKKISKILILCLILVLAVSCGKSKNNQKIKIVLDWVPNTNHTGLYVAKDLGYFKEEGLDVEIVQPPEGSTTALIGAGGAEFGISFQDTLAKSFAKENPVPVTAVAAILQHNTSGIISLKEKGIDSPKKLEGKKYATWEDNIEQAILKKLVTDDKGDFSKVKLIPYTITDVVTGLKTDVDAVWVYYAWDGIATERAGLQTNFLKIRDYGEELDYYSPVIIANNDFLKKNPEIAKKVLKAIKKGYEYAMKNPEESAKILVKNSPELDINLVTASQKWISKEYQSDAKEWGIIDGNRWNRFYEWLYKNKAVEREIPKDFGYSNEYLK; from the coding sequence ATGAAAAAAATTTCAAAAATTTTAATTTTATGTTTAATCTTGGTTTTGGCTGTTTCGTGTGGAAAATCTAAAAATAATCAGAAAATAAAAATCGTACTGGACTGGGTGCCAAACACTAATCATACAGGGCTTTATGTGGCAAAAGACTTGGGATATTTTAAGGAAGAAGGACTGGATGTGGAAATTGTGCAGCCGCCTGAAGGGAGCACAACGGCACTTATTGGAGCTGGAGGAGCAGAATTTGGAATAAGTTTTCAGGATACATTGGCAAAATCATTTGCAAAGGAGAATCCTGTACCAGTAACAGCTGTCGCTGCAATTCTTCAGCATAATACATCTGGAATTATTTCATTGAAGGAAAAAGGAATAGACTCGCCAAAAAAACTGGAAGGTAAAAAATATGCCACTTGGGAAGATAATATTGAGCAGGCTATTTTGAAAAAATTAGTAACAGATGATAAAGGTGATTTTTCTAAAGTAAAATTAATTCCTTATACTATAACAGATGTTGTAACTGGCTTAAAGACTGATGTTGATGCTGTCTGGGTTTATTATGCGTGGGATGGAATTGCTACAGAAAGGGCAGGGCTTCAGACAAATTTTCTAAAAATTCGTGACTATGGAGAAGAACTTGACTATTACAGCCCTGTAATTATCGCAAATAATGACTTTCTGAAAAAAAATCCTGAAATTGCAAAAAAAGTTTTGAAGGCAATAAAAAAAGGGTATGAATACGCAATGAAAAATCCAGAGGAATCAGCAAAAATTCTGGTAAAAAATTCTCCAGAGCTTGACATAAATTTAGTAACAGCCAGCCAAAAGTGGATTTCTAAAGAATACCAGTCTGATGCAAAAGAATGGGGAATAATCGATGGAAACCGTTGGAACAGATTTTATGAATGGCTTTACAAAAATAAGGCTGTAGAGCGTGAAATACCAAAGGATTTTGGATATAGTAACGAGTATCTGAAATAG
- a CDS encoding EexN family lipoprotein, with protein MQKIKLLFLIVISMIIFTACGNKYSVENLKKDDKLLKETVLKCKEKHDEKICKNVEQAQNELALEAWNKVKPEIKTRLDRIAKAMEAGDFMAGMSEVPEKYFKYQADKASISVEQLKEMSKKMFDNFTKGVKITQNSYDFENVKVGRTETGRSYAIIPTTVAMEVNGQAIETKGKSMAFEDENKWYIINFDKDFIFFIKGVYPDLAEVKVD; from the coding sequence ATGCAAAAGATAAAATTATTATTTCTAATTGTAATATCAATGATAATTTTCACAGCTTGTGGAAATAAGTACAGTGTTGAGAATTTAAAAAAAGATGATAAATTGTTGAAGGAAACAGTTTTGAAATGTAAGGAAAAACATGATGAAAAGATTTGTAAAAATGTTGAACAAGCACAGAATGAATTGGCATTAGAGGCTTGGAATAAGGTAAAACCTGAAATTAAGACAAGACTCGATAGAATTGCTAAAGCAATGGAAGCTGGAGATTTTATGGCAGGAATGAGTGAAGTTCCAGAAAAATATTTCAAGTACCAAGCTGACAAAGCTTCAATATCAGTGGAGCAATTAAAAGAAATGTCAAAGAAAATGTTTGATAATTTTACAAAAGGAGTAAAAATTACCCAAAATAGCTATGATTTTGAAAATGTAAAAGTTGGAAGAACTGAAACAGGAAGAAGTTATGCTATTATTCCTACAACAGTTGCAATGGAAGTTAATGGACAGGCAATAGAAACAAAAGGTAAATCAATGGCATTTGAAGATGAAAATAAATGGTATATTATTAATTTTGATAAAGATTTTATATTTTTTATCAAAGGCGTGTATCCCGATTTAGCAGAAGTAAAAGTAGACTAA
- a CDS encoding GNAT family N-acetyltransferase, whose amino-acid sequence MEIRHVVNEGFFIFGKNGDELAKLTYRKEGEKLYFESTVVSSELRGQGIAGKLFNAGVKYARENGYKIVPICSYIVKKFESGEYDDLKA is encoded by the coding sequence ATGGAAATAAGACATGTAGTAAATGAAGGATTTTTTATATTTGGAAAAAATGGAGATGAACTTGCAAAATTGACTTACAGAAAAGAAGGGGAAAAATTGTATTTTGAATCGACAGTCGTATCTTCTGAATTGCGAGGGCAAGGGATTGCAGGAAAATTATTCAATGCTGGTGTGAAATATGCAAGAGAAAATGGGTATAAAATTGTCCCAATTTGCAGCTATATTGTGAAAAAGTTTGAAAGTGGAGAATATGATGATTTAAAAGCATAA
- a CDS encoding histidine phosphatase family protein, translating to MKKTLFLMRHGQTLFNLREKIQGSCDSPLTDEGIRQAKVAGKYFQDKGIAFDAAYSSTQERACDTLEIVTDNKMKYERLKGLKEWNFGLFEGESEDLNPKHPNERTYGDFFVNFGGESNKDVEKRMHETLTQIMEKDGNNTVLAVSHGGACYTFFLKHAPDVPFTGLPNCAIFKYEYENGKFTFIELIKHDFTKEI from the coding sequence TTTTTAATGCGGCATGGACAGACTTTATTCAATTTACGTGAAAAAATTCAAGGAAGCTGTGATTCTCCGCTGACTGATGAGGGAATTAGACAGGCTAAAGTGGCTGGAAAATATTTTCAGGATAAGGGAATCGCTTTTGATGCAGCTTACTCCTCTACTCAGGAAAGAGCTTGTGATACACTTGAAATTGTGACTGACAATAAGATGAAATATGAAAGATTAAAAGGATTAAAGGAATGGAATTTTGGATTGTTTGAAGGAGAAAGTGAGGATCTGAATCCAAAACATCCGAATGAAAGAACTTATGGGGACTTTTTTGTAAATTTTGGCGGAGAAAGCAATAAAGATGTTGAGAAAAGAATGCACGAAACTTTGACTCAGATTATGGAAAAGGACGGAAATAACACTGTTCTTGCCGTGAGCCACGGTGGTGCCTGCTACACTTTCTTTTTAAAGCATGCTCCAGATGTTCCATTTACAGGCCTTCCAAACTGTGCCATTTTCAAATATGAGTATGAAAATGGTAAATTTACATTCATCGAACTTATTAAGCATGATTTTACAAAAGAAATATAA